Proteins from a single region of Methanoculleus horonobensis:
- a CDS encoding TrpB-like pyridoxal phosphate-dependent enzyme, with protein sequence MQTKFLLGEEEMPKRWYNIQADLPTPMDPPLHPATGKPAVPDDLRHLFPMELIRQEMSTERYIDIPEEVRDILTLWRPSPLYRARRLEAALKTPAKIYFKWEGVSPPGSHKPNTAIPQAYYNREEGIERLATETGAGQWGSSLAFATSLFDMECTVYMVRSSYDQKPYRKSMMQVYGAECIPSPSEKTRSGQTILARDPDTPGSLGIAISEAVEDAAAHENTNYALGSVLNHVCLHQTIIGQEAVQQLAAAETYPDVVIGCVGGGTNFAGLSFPFAGAKMTGKHPDTDIVAVEPAACPTLTKGLYAYDFGDVAGLTPLLRMFTLGHDFVPPAIHAGGLRYHGASPLVSRLVQDGVVRPVSYRQNEVFEAAVLFARTEGIVVAPEAAHAVKAAVDEAIKCRETGDAKTILFNNSGHGNFDFSSYEAYFAGKLVDYEYPAELIKESLARLPVTG encoded by the coding sequence ATGCAGACGAAGTTCCTCCTTGGCGAGGAGGAGATGCCGAAACGGTGGTACAACATCCAGGCAGACCTCCCGACGCCTATGGACCCGCCCCTTCACCCGGCTACCGGGAAACCGGCGGTCCCCGACGATCTCCGCCATCTCTTCCCGATGGAACTGATCCGGCAGGAGATGAGCACCGAGCGCTACATCGATATCCCTGAAGAGGTCCGGGATATCCTCACCCTCTGGAGGCCGAGCCCGCTCTACCGGGCAAGAAGGCTCGAGGCGGCTTTGAAGACCCCGGCGAAGATCTACTTTAAGTGGGAGGGCGTGAGCCCGCCGGGTTCGCACAAGCCCAACACCGCTATCCCCCAGGCCTACTATAACCGTGAAGAGGGGATCGAGCGGCTCGCGACCGAGACCGGGGCGGGGCAGTGGGGTTCGTCGCTCGCGTTTGCGACGAGCCTCTTCGACATGGAGTGCACCGTCTACATGGTCCGGAGTTCCTACGACCAGAAGCCCTACCGAAAAAGCATGATGCAGGTCTACGGCGCCGAGTGCATTCCGAGCCCGTCCGAGAAGACCCGATCCGGCCAGACCATCCTCGCCCGCGATCCGGATACGCCGGGCTCCCTCGGGATCGCCATCTCCGAGGCGGTCGAGGACGCAGCCGCCCACGAGAACACCAACTACGCACTCGGTTCCGTCCTCAACCATGTCTGCCTCCACCAGACGATCATCGGCCAGGAGGCAGTGCAGCAGCTCGCGGCCGCGGAGACCTATCCCGACGTGGTGATCGGGTGCGTCGGCGGCGGCACCAACTTCGCCGGGCTCTCCTTCCCGTTTGCGGGGGCGAAGATGACCGGGAAGCATCCCGATACCGATATCGTCGCGGTCGAGCCCGCGGCCTGCCCGACCCTGACGAAGGGGCTCTACGCCTACGACTTCGGCGACGTTGCAGGGCTGACACCGCTTCTTCGGATGTTCACCCTCGGCCACGACTTCGTCCCGCCGGCGATCCATGCCGGAGGGCTCCGCTACCACGGGGCGTCGCCGCTCGTCTCCCGCCTCGTCCAGGACGGGGTCGTCCGGCCGGTCTCCTACCGGCAGAACGAGGTCTTCGAGGCCGCCGTGCTCTTCGCCCGGACGGAAGGGATCGTCGTCGCGCCCGAGGCCGCCCACGCGGTGAAGGCCGCGGTCGACGAGGCCATCAAGTGCCGGGAGACCGGGGACGCGAAGACAATCCTCTTCAACAACTCCGGGCACGGCAACTTCGATTTCTCCTCCTACGAGGCCTATTTTGCAGGAAAGCTCGTCGACTACGAGTACCCGGCCGAGTTGATCAAAGAGTCGCTCGCCCGGCTGCCGGTGACGGGGTGA
- a CDS encoding anthranilate synthase component I family protein translates to MSGYEEAVAAADAAGRPLLVPVFAEIPLPAASPADLYASLRDGPGFLLESLEGSEKTARYSFICTAPAATVAVASDGTLTVSGDSRIREVAAGVEGEDPLDVLRSFMGRFRVASAPFPRFSGGLTGYFAYDLASSLYPVPELEGAEEPAARFMLAQDCLALDHKRERLALVANLLVADGTDAEEEFHRARTGIAERAARIRDLAPPSPCGRCRSGVPASSCTPDEFSNAVLRIKEHIAAGDVFQAVLSRRLACRIEGDPFAVYRHLRAENPSPYMYYLDFGDRQVAGSSPEMLVRVEGGRVTTVPIAGTRPRGRTPAEDDLLAAELLSDEKERAEHVMLVDLARNDVGAVSAFGSVSVTDFMTVERFSHVQHIVSTVSGRLREGCDRFDALRSCFPAGTVSGAPKVRAMQIIGETEGLRRGIYAGAVGYVGFSGTMDLAIAIRTVLVQDGVASVQVGAGIVADSDPGREWAETENKGRAMLAALGAEAE, encoded by the coding sequence ATCTCGGGATACGAGGAGGCCGTTGCCGCGGCGGACGCGGCTGGCCGGCCTCTTCTCGTCCCGGTTTTTGCAGAGATCCCGCTCCCCGCGGCATCGCCGGCCGACCTCTATGCCTCCCTCCGGGACGGCCCGGGGTTCCTGCTCGAGTCGCTCGAGGGGAGCGAGAAGACCGCCCGTTACTCGTTCATCTGCACCGCCCCTGCCGCGACCGTCGCCGTGGCCTCCGACGGCACGCTGACGGTCTCCGGCGATTCGCGCATCCGGGAGGTTGCCGCCGGCGTCGAGGGCGAGGATCCCCTCGACGTCCTCCGGTCGTTCATGGGCCGGTTCCGGGTCGCCTCCGCGCCGTTCCCCCGGTTCTCGGGGGGGCTTACCGGTTACTTCGCCTACGACCTTGCCTCGTCCCTCTACCCGGTTCCCGAACTGGAGGGAGCCGAAGAACCCGCCGCCCGGTTCATGCTGGCGCAGGACTGCCTCGCCCTCGACCACAAGAGAGAGCGGCTCGCGCTCGTCGCAAACCTGCTCGTTGCCGACGGGACCGACGCGGAAGAGGAGTTCCATCGGGCCCGGACGGGGATCGCGGAACGGGCCGCCCGGATTCGCGATCTTGCGCCACCGTCGCCGTGCGGGCGGTGCAGATCCGGCGTTCCGGCGTCGTCCTGCACCCCGGACGAGTTCTCGAACGCGGTCCTCCGGATAAAAGAGCATATTGCGGCAGGAGACGTCTTCCAGGCCGTCCTCTCCCGGCGGCTCGCCTGCCGGATCGAGGGCGACCCGTTCGCCGTCTACCGGCACCTCCGGGCGGAGAACCCGAGCCCCTACATGTACTACCTGGACTTCGGCGACCGCCAGGTCGCCGGGAGCAGCCCCGAGATGCTCGTCCGGGTGGAGGGCGGCCGGGTGACGACCGTCCCGATCGCCGGCACCCGGCCGCGGGGGCGGACCCCGGCGGAGGACGACCTGCTCGCGGCCGAACTCCTCAGCGACGAGAAGGAGCGGGCGGAGCATGTCATGCTCGTCGACCTGGCGAGAAACGACGTCGGGGCGGTCTCCGCCTTCGGGAGCGTCTCGGTGACGGATTTCATGACCGTCGAGCGGTTCTCTCACGTCCAGCACATCGTCTCGACGGTCTCGGGGAGGCTCCGGGAAGGGTGCGACCGGTTCGACGCCCTCCGCTCCTGTTTCCCGGCAGGAACCGTCTCGGGCGCCCCGAAGGTCCGGGCGATGCAGATCATCGGCGAGACGGAAGGGCTCCGCCGCGGTATCTATGCCGGGGCGGTCGGTTATGTCGGGTTTTCCGGCACGATGGACCTTGCGATAGCCATCCGGACGGTTCTGGTGCAGGACGGCGTTGCTTCCGTCCAGGTGGGAGCGGGGATCGTGGCCGACTCCGACCCCGGCCGGGAGTGGGCCGAGACCGAGAACAAAGGGCGGGCGATGCTTGCGGCGCTCGGTGCGGAGGCGGAGTGA
- a CDS encoding anthranilate synthase component II: MRVLVIDSYDSFTFNLCQQIGVFGAEPVVVKSDTPFERIQSESFDRIVLSPGPGHPRDSALYREVLGTISRAVPTLGVCLGHQAIGLAFGARITRANRLMHGKRSLVRHDGAGIYAGVPDPLVATRYHSLVIDPASVPDCLAVTALSDDGAVMGVRHRSFPIEGVQFHPESILTPEGDRLVANFLSGTGGVA; the protein is encoded by the coding sequence ATGCGGGTGCTCGTCATCGACAGCTACGACAGTTTCACCTTCAACCTCTGCCAGCAGATCGGGGTGTTCGGGGCGGAGCCGGTCGTGGTGAAGAGCGATACGCCGTTTGAACGGATCCAATCCGAATCGTTCGATAGGATCGTCCTCTCGCCCGGCCCGGGGCATCCCCGGGACTCCGCCCTCTACCGGGAGGTTCTCGGCACGATCAGCCGCGCCGTCCCGACGCTCGGGGTCTGCCTCGGCCACCAGGCGATCGGCCTCGCCTTCGGCGCCCGCATCACCCGGGCGAACCGGCTGATGCACGGGAAGCGGTCGCTCGTCCGGCACGACGGTGCGGGGATCTACGCAGGCGTGCCCGACCCCCTCGTCGCGACCCGCTACCACTCGCTCGTCATCGACCCGGCATCCGTTCCGGACTGCCTCGCGGTGACGGCCTTAAGCGACGACGGGGCGGTCATGGGCGTCCGGCACAGGTCGTTCCCGATCGAGGGGGTGCAGTTCCACCCGGAGAGCATCCTCACTCCCGAGGGGGACCGGCTGGTGGCGAACTTCCTCTCCGGCACGGGAGGCGTGGCATGA
- the trpD gene encoding anthranilate phosphoribosyltransferase, translated as MIREAIARVSSGTDLSPAEAGGVMEEIMRGAATPAQIGGFLTALRMKGETVIEIAAFARAMRAAAVPVSLPSPGARVDTCGTGGDGAGTFNISTAAAFVAAGAGIPVVKHGNRGVSSRCGSADVLEALGVDVAIPPERVADVLSAAGIAFLFAPAYHPAMQYVRAARQEIGIRTVFNLLGPLTNPAGAGAHLLGVYDPRLTLPVARVLGDLGAERAMVVHGAGLDEIATAGSTTVAELRDGEVTAYTLDCMEFGIPRSSVAAVRGGGPEENAATLLSLLSGEEGPVRDIVLLNAGAAIYLGGKARDIARGIARAEASIDSGAALDRLRRLVGATGGGT; from the coding sequence ATGATCCGCGAGGCGATCGCCCGGGTCTCCTCGGGTACGGATCTCTCCCCGGCCGAGGCGGGAGGGGTGATGGAGGAGATCATGCGGGGCGCGGCGACACCCGCCCAGATCGGCGGATTCCTCACGGCTCTGCGGATGAAGGGGGAGACGGTTATAGAGATCGCGGCGTTCGCCCGTGCGATGCGGGCGGCGGCCGTCCCGGTCTCCCTCCCCTCCCCCGGGGCGCGGGTGGATACCTGCGGGACCGGGGGCGACGGCGCGGGGACGTTCAACATCAGCACCGCGGCCGCCTTCGTCGCGGCCGGTGCAGGCATCCCGGTCGTGAAGCACGGGAACCGTGGGGTTTCGAGCCGGTGCGGCTCGGCCGACGTCCTCGAGGCGCTCGGGGTCGACGTCGCGATCCCGCCCGAACGGGTGGCGGACGTCCTTTCGGCCGCCGGGATCGCGTTTCTCTTCGCCCCGGCCTACCACCCGGCGATGCAGTACGTCCGCGCCGCCCGGCAGGAGATCGGGATACGGACGGTCTTCAACCTCCTCGGCCCCCTGACGAACCCGGCAGGCGCCGGAGCCCATCTGCTTGGCGTCTACGACCCCCGCCTGACCCTTCCGGTCGCCCGGGTCCTCGGCGATCTCGGGGCGGAGCGGGCGATGGTCGTCCACGGTGCGGGGCTCGACGAGATCGCGACGGCCGGGTCGACGACGGTTGCGGAACTCCGGGACGGCGAGGTCACGGCGTATACTCTCGACTGCATGGAGTTCGGAATTCCGCGTTCATCCGTCGCGGCCGTCCGGGGCGGCGGGCCGGAGGAGAATGCCGCGACCCTCCTTTCCCTCCTGTCGGGAGAGGAGGGCCCCGTCCGGGATATCGTCCTCCTCAACGCCGGGGCGGCGATCTACCTCGGCGGGAAGGCTCGCGATATCGCCCGGGGGATCGCCCGCGCCGAGGCGTCGATCGACTCGGGGGCGGCGCTCGACCGGCTCCGCCGGCTGGTCGGGGCGACCGGAGGCGGGACATGA
- a CDS encoding indole-3-glycerol phosphate synthase TrpC codes for MILDEIVRSTNERLRHLDQLVDPDPLPRRSLAAAIRASSGRHAVIAEVKYASPSRGRIHEGCTPEAIAREFVAAGAAGLSVLTEPTYFSGSIENLVRVRRAVSVPVLRKDFIIDERQLAETRVLGADAVLLIARVLDDRLPAFVDSALALGLEPLVEVHDRDEMERALATDATLIGINNRNLATMTVDLSTTVRLARAARDAGRIVVSESGIIWPCDVRSLSRHCDAFLIGSALMSARDRRKRLEGFVFA; via the coding sequence ATGATCCTCGACGAGATCGTCAGGTCGACCAACGAGCGCCTCCGGCACCTCGACCAGCTGGTCGATCCCGATCCCCTGCCCCGCCGGAGTCTCGCAGCGGCGATACGCGCCTCTTCCGGGAGGCACGCGGTCATCGCCGAGGTGAAGTACGCCTCTCCGTCGCGGGGGAGGATCCACGAGGGCTGCACCCCCGAAGCGATCGCCCGGGAGTTCGTCGCCGCCGGGGCCGCCGGGCTCTCGGTGCTGACCGAACCCACCTACTTTTCGGGGAGTATCGAGAACCTCGTCCGGGTGCGGCGTGCGGTATCCGTCCCGGTCCTCCGGAAGGACTTCATCATCGACGAACGCCAGCTCGCCGAGACCCGGGTGCTCGGCGCCGACGCCGTCCTCCTGATCGCCCGGGTGCTCGATGATCGCCTCCCCGCGTTCGTTGATTCGGCGCTCGCGCTCGGGCTCGAGCCGCTCGTCGAGGTTCACGATAGGGACGAGATGGAGCGCGCTCTCGCGACGGATGCGACCCTCATCGGGATCAACAACCGCAACCTCGCAACGATGACGGTCGATCTCTCGACGACCGTCCGTCTCGCGAGAGCGGCCCGCGACGCGGGGAGGATCGTGGTCTCGGAGAGCGGCATCATATGGCCCTGCGACGTCCGGAGCCTCTCCCGGCACTGCGACGCGTTCCTGATAGGATCCGCCCTGATGTCGGCCCGCGACCGGAGAAAACGGCTGGAGGGGTTCGTATTCGCGTGA
- a CDS encoding phosphoribosylanthranilate isomerase → MKICGMTSVRDALLAVAAGADAIGVVLASPSPRSVSPEVARGIFAAVSPFATTVAVTSTDRPEDIPSLLSSGPDVVQVPGSLEVPRDAGVRVIRMLSPGDALRDDCDAVIVDGSHGTGRAFDPEYARECVAASPVPVILAGGLTPGNVADAILAVRPHAVDVCSGVEAAPGIKDERLMRAFVKICRMMDNP, encoded by the coding sequence GTGAAGATCTGCGGGATGACGAGCGTTCGCGACGCACTCCTCGCCGTGGCGGCCGGAGCCGACGCGATCGGCGTGGTGCTCGCGAGCCCCTCCCCCCGGTCGGTGAGCCCGGAGGTGGCGCGGGGGATATTCGCGGCGGTTTCGCCGTTCGCGACCACGGTCGCGGTCACCTCGACCGACCGGCCCGAAGACATCCCGTCGCTCCTCTCCTCGGGGCCGGACGTGGTTCAGGTGCCGGGCAGTCTTGAGGTGCCCCGTGATGCGGGGGTGCGGGTCATCAGGATGCTCTCTCCCGGCGACGCTCTCCGGGACGACTGCGACGCGGTGATCGTCGATGGTAGCCACGGCACCGGGCGGGCGTTCGACCCGGAGTATGCCCGTGAGTGCGTGGCCGCCTCCCCGGTCCCGGTCATCCTCGCGGGAGGGCTCACCCCCGGGAACGTCGCCGACGCAATCCTGGCGGTGCGGCCGCATGCGGTCGATGTCTGTTCAGGCGTCGAGGCGGCGCCGGGGATCAAGGACGAGCGCCTCATGCGGGCGTTCGTGAAGATATGCAGGATGATGGACAATCCATGA
- the trpB gene encoding tryptophan synthase subunit beta, with the protein MKPGRYGIYGGRYVPETLMSALIELEETYERVREDPEFSSRLSWYLREYAGRETPLTYCANLSRDLGCRVYLKREDLLHGGAHKLNNTLGQALMAKFMGKRRLIAETGAGQHGVATAIAGAALGLPVEVYMGEVDTRRQALNVFRMELLGARVVPVVSGTRTLKDAINAAMRDWVANLGDTHYLLGSCVGPHPFPRIVRDFQSVIGEETRRQILEREGRLPDTVVACVGGGSNAIGIFYPFVNDDVALVGVEAGGEGLDSGRHGASLSAGSVGVFQGALSYLLQDGDGQALETHSVAAGLDHPSVGPEHAMLKDSGRVRYEAVTDAEALHAFRRLSRTEGIIPALESAHAVAYALRAADDLDKDGILVVNLSGRGDKDVADVANLHGGVA; encoded by the coding sequence ATGAAACCAGGACGATACGGTATATACGGCGGGCGGTACGTGCCCGAGACCCTGATGAGCGCGCTGATCGAGCTCGAAGAGACCTACGAGCGGGTTCGCGAGGATCCGGAGTTCTCCAGCCGGCTCTCCTGGTACCTCCGCGAGTACGCCGGGCGGGAGACGCCGCTCACCTACTGCGCGAACCTCTCCCGCGACCTCGGCTGCCGGGTCTACCTGAAACGGGAAGACCTCCTCCACGGCGGTGCGCACAAACTGAACAACACCCTCGGCCAGGCGCTGATGGCGAAGTTCATGGGCAAGCGCCGGCTGATCGCCGAGACGGGCGCCGGGCAGCACGGCGTCGCGACGGCGATCGCGGGCGCGGCGCTCGGTCTGCCCGTCGAGGTCTACATGGGCGAGGTGGATACCCGCCGCCAAGCGTTGAACGTCTTTCGGATGGAACTCCTCGGTGCCCGGGTCGTCCCGGTCGTTTCCGGGACGCGGACACTGAAGGACGCCATCAACGCAGCGATGCGCGACTGGGTGGCGAACCTCGGGGATACCCACTACCTGCTCGGCTCCTGCGTCGGCCCGCACCCCTTCCCCCGGATCGTCCGCGATTTCCAGTCGGTCATCGGCGAGGAGACGAGAAGACAGATCCTTGAGAGGGAAGGTCGGCTCCCCGACACCGTCGTCGCCTGCGTCGGCGGGGGTTCGAACGCGATCGGCATCTTCTACCCGTTCGTGAACGACGACGTTGCACTGGTCGGCGTGGAAGCGGGAGGCGAGGGGCTCGATTCCGGCCGACACGGCGCTTCGCTCTCTGCCGGTTCGGTCGGGGTCTTTCAGGGGGCGCTCTCCTACCTTCTCCAGGACGGCGACGGCCAGGCGCTCGAGACGCACTCCGTCGCCGCGGGCCTCGACCACCCCTCGGTCGGGCCGGAGCACGCCATGCTGAAGGACTCCGGGCGGGTCCGCTACGAGGCGGTCACCGACGCCGAGGCACTCCACGCCTTCCGCCGTCTCTCCCGCACCGAGGGGATCATCCCGGCGCTCGAGTCCGCCCACGCGGTCGCCTACGCTCTCCGGGCGGCGGACGATCTCGATAAGGACGGCATCCTCGTCGTCAACCTCTCGGGGAGGGGGGACAAAGACGTCGCCGACGTCGCGAACCTTCACGGGGGCGTCGCATGA
- the trpA gene encoding tryptophan synthase subunit alpha, which translates to MSRIDALFARKSPVFIGFTVAGDPGIEASLRVAKAMIDAGADLLEIAVPYADPVADGPVIERAHVRALRAGTTPDDVFALVRRIRGYAPALPLVLFTYHNIIHRRGPDRFFSEAAAAGADGVLIVDLPSEESGEVAPCAARYGIDRIALIAPTTSPERQHAILSGASGFVYLISLEGVTGERDRLPPGIAGLVGAVREKTGLPLAVGFGVSRPEHVRTVVAAGADGVIVGSALVRLIEEHAGDEAAMHAALRAAIAALRRGLVPDPEPDMLRRERVEE; encoded by the coding sequence ATGAGCCGGATCGACGCCCTCTTTGCCCGGAAGAGCCCGGTCTTCATCGGGTTCACCGTCGCGGGGGACCCCGGGATCGAGGCGTCGCTCCGGGTGGCGAAGGCGATGATCGATGCGGGCGCCGACCTCCTCGAGATCGCCGTCCCCTATGCCGACCCGGTGGCGGACGGCCCCGTGATCGAGCGGGCGCACGTCCGCGCCCTCCGGGCGGGGACCACCCCAGACGACGTCTTCGCCCTCGTCCGGCGGATCAGGGGATATGCGCCGGCGCTCCCCCTCGTCCTCTTCACCTACCATAACATCATCCACCGCCGGGGGCCGGACCGGTTCTTTTCGGAGGCCGCGGCCGCCGGCGCGGACGGCGTCCTCATCGTCGACCTTCCGAGCGAGGAGTCGGGCGAGGTCGCGCCCTGCGCCGCCCGATACGGCATCGACCGGATCGCCCTCATCGCCCCGACGACGTCGCCGGAGCGGCAGCACGCGATCCTTTCCGGAGCATCCGGGTTCGTCTACCTGATCTCGCTCGAGGGGGTCACCGGCGAGCGCGACCGCCTCCCCCCCGGTATCGCCGGGCTGGTCGGCGCGGTGCGGGAGAAGACCGGTCTTCCTCTCGCCGTCGGGTTCGGGGTCTCGCGCCCGGAACACGTCCGGACCGTCGTCGCCGCCGGTGCGGACGGCGTCATCGTGGGGAGCGCGCTCGTCCGGCTGATCGAGGAGCACGCGGGCGACGAGGCCGCGATGCACGCGGCCCTCCGGGCGGCGATAGCCGCGCTCCGGCGCGGGCTCGTCCCCGACCCCGAACCTGATATGCTCCGGCGCGAAAGGGTAGAAGAATGA
- a CDS encoding ATP-NAD kinase family protein — translation MRRIGFLVNPIAGMGGAVGLAGTDGQAAEALRRGAVPRSADRAVQALSALRGQDIAWCTCAAPMGEDVLAAAGIERFTVLYRPAVPTGAAETKAACRAFLAAGVDLVVFCGGDGTARDVFDAVGREVPILGIPAGVKMYSAVFAVNPAAAADLIRRAGEVPCRDSEVMDVDEEAYRSGRLTARLYGYACVPYIPERTQGGKQVFEQQDEERAKEDIAAFIAEIMIPDTLYIFGAGSTTARIMERLGLLPTLLGVDAVRNGEVLARNADERTLLALLDTYPRAKIVISPIGAQGFVLGRGNQQISPAVIRKAGLRNLVVVATPGKLAATPLLYVDSGDAALDREMGDSLQVVSGYRIAQRKRVVQTG, via the coding sequence ATGAGACGGATTGGGTTCCTGGTCAACCCCATCGCCGGGATGGGCGGCGCCGTGGGGCTCGCGGGGACGGACGGGCAGGCGGCCGAAGCCCTCCGGCGCGGCGCCGTCCCACGCTCTGCCGACCGGGCGGTGCAGGCCCTCTCCGCTCTCCGGGGTCAGGATATCGCATGGTGCACCTGTGCCGCGCCGATGGGCGAGGACGTCCTCGCTGCGGCGGGGATCGAACGCTTCACTGTTCTCTACCGGCCCGCCGTCCCGACGGGTGCGGCCGAGACGAAGGCCGCGTGCCGGGCGTTCCTTGCGGCCGGGGTGGATCTTGTCGTATTCTGCGGCGGGGACGGGACGGCCCGGGACGTCTTCGACGCGGTGGGGCGGGAGGTGCCTATCCTCGGCATCCCCGCCGGGGTGAAGATGTATTCTGCGGTCTTCGCGGTCAATCCGGCGGCGGCGGCCGACCTCATCCGCCGGGCGGGGGAGGTCCCCTGCCGGGACTCCGAGGTGATGGACGTCGACGAGGAGGCCTACCGCTCCGGCCGGCTTACCGCCCGGCTTTACGGCTACGCGTGCGTCCCCTATATCCCGGAGCGGACCCAGGGAGGGAAGCAGGTCTTCGAGCAGCAGGACGAGGAGCGGGCGAAGGAGGATATTGCGGCGTTCATCGCCGAGATCATGATCCCGGACACCCTCTACATCTTCGGCGCCGGGAGCACGACCGCCCGGATCATGGAGCGGCTCGGGCTTCTCCCCACGCTCCTCGGGGTCGACGCCGTCAGGAACGGGGAGGTCCTCGCCCGCAACGCCGACGAGCGGACGCTGCTCGCCCTCCTCGACACCTACCCGCGGGCTAAGATCGTCATAAGCCCCATCGGCGCCCAGGGTTTCGTCCTCGGGAGGGGGAACCAGCAGATCAGCCCCGCGGTGATCCGGAAGGCCGGGCTACGGAACCTGGTCGTGGTCGCCACGCCGGGGAAGCTCGCCGCAACTCCCCTCCTCTACGTCGACTCGGGGGACGCAGCGCTCGACCGGGAGATGGGCGACTCGCTCCAGGTCGTCTCCGGCTACCGGATTGCGCAGCGAAAGCGGGTCGTCCAGACCGGCTGA